From one Sulfurimonas sp. HSL-3221 genomic stretch:
- a CDS encoding TOBE domain-containing protein produces the protein MMISARNQIDADIVAVRRDGVSALLELKTAQGTLMFASITGNASDTLCVKEGDRVIAFFKDSHVLVATGWAIPISARNRLEGTIETIHRGVVNAEVRIRLGGGDRISATVTDDAVSNLELQSGMPVVAIIKASDMMIAKPAK, from the coding sequence ATGATGATCAGTGCACGGAACCAGATCGATGCCGATATCGTCGCGGTGCGCCGGGACGGGGTCAGTGCGCTGCTGGAGCTCAAAACGGCGCAGGGGACCTTGATGTTCGCTTCGATCACCGGGAACGCCTCTGATACGCTCTGCGTCAAGGAGGGGGACAGGGTAATCGCATTTTTCAAAGACTCGCATGTGCTGGTCGCCACGGGATGGGCCATTCCCATCAGCGCGCGGAACCGGCTTGAAGGGACGATCGAAACCATCCACCGCGGCGTTGTCAATGCGGAAGTGCGGATCCGGCTTGGCGGCGGGGACCGCATCAGCGCGACCGTGACCGACGACGCCGTTTCAAACCTTGAGTTGCAATCGGGTATGCCCGTTGTCGCGATCATCAAAGCCTCGGACATGATGATCGCTAAACCTGCCAAATAA
- a CDS encoding TOBE domain-containing protein, with product MKISARNQIEAGVLSVNKGAVNAKIALRAPKGTTLSAIITIESVESLDLAVGDVVRAFFKASHVLIATGGMPKISARNKLAGRVEKVIQGAVNTELIIQLESGDLLTSIITNESMAELGIGLGSDVIAIVKASDVMIAK from the coding sequence ATGAAAATCAGTGCCAGAAACCAGATCGAGGCGGGGGTGCTCTCCGTCAACAAAGGGGCGGTCAACGCCAAGATCGCGCTGCGCGCGCCGAAAGGGACGACGCTCAGCGCCATCATTACGATTGAGAGTGTCGAAAGCCTCGACTTGGCCGTGGGGGATGTGGTCCGCGCCTTTTTCAAAGCGTCGCACGTTCTGATCGCGACGGGAGGCATGCCGAAGATCAGCGCCCGCAACAAGCTGGCGGGCCGCGTGGAGAAGGTGATCCAGGGGGCGGTCAATACGGAGCTCATCATCCAGCTGGAGAGCGGCGATCTGCTGACCTCCATCATCACCAACGAATCCATGGCCGAACTGGGCATCGGACTGGGCAGTGACGTGATCGCCATTGTCAAAGCCAGCGACGTTATGATCGC
- a CDS encoding 2-oxoacid:acceptor oxidoreductase subunit alpha: MTPRELAAYDGRDGRPAYVAYKGKIYDVSESPMWAEGNHQGMHQAGRDLTPMLEGAPHGDEVFERYSVVGTLEAEPEQKARADSPPPDANKERRRRWQALYRRYHPHPMTVHFPIALHLFSALMDLLFFAVPTALYAAAVFYTFLAATVMGVVAMVPGLISWRINYGGTWRRPFAVKIVLSVAMLLAGVVAIMLYLEAPGIVYTMSAEGITYHAIVLLTGAGVIVLGYYGGKITWGESMPYPQAKEAPVPAAVKASVPTPLPEMNAKLPSAGRYEVPFAADPSMPPLQRHVPASPTPPETGQSLSILIGGAAGMGIDTLEKVLSDAFVRSGYYVYSSKEFMSRVRGGSNTTLIRIADAPLEAPCWEVDLFIALDALALTHAAPRLSAQTVVLTDERFASEAPGAIAVAMQREAQRLGDPRYANTYAAGLVYGMLGLETEALNASVQARFARDEGNVHAAEAGADVGRTLQHPPLPPLPHSHPEGAAALHLMDGTTACGFGFLAGGCNFVASYPMSPSTGVLNFMAGMSKRFEIAVEQSEDEIASIHLVMGAWYAGARALTTTSGGGFALMGEGISLSGMTETPAVVYLAQRPGPATGLPTRSEQGDLNLALHSGHGPFPRIILAPGSLHECVELGHLAFELADRWQVPVIMLSDQYLADTMAMTGDIDFAAFEQRRYIAPASETYNRYADTPSGVSPRAVPGGGEGLVCSDGHEHDARGQITEDFRVREAMVAKRARKAEGIVAEAWAPEVRGAGSIAVIGWGSSRGAVAEALARLGDERTCQVHFAWVHPLNPEQLAFLETYDYRIVVENNADGAFAEQLALHGVGVDRRILQSNGFAFFADQLAQELGAQLKELS, from the coding sequence ATGACACCGCGTGAACTTGCGGCCTACGACGGCCGCGACGGAAGACCCGCCTATGTCGCCTACAAAGGGAAGATCTACGACGTGTCGGAGAGCCCGATGTGGGCGGAGGGGAACCACCAGGGGATGCATCAGGCGGGGCGCGACCTCACGCCGATGCTTGAAGGCGCGCCGCACGGAGATGAGGTATTTGAACGCTACAGCGTCGTCGGCACGCTGGAGGCGGAGCCGGAACAGAAGGCCCGGGCCGATTCGCCGCCGCCGGACGCGAACAAAGAGCGCCGCCGGCGTTGGCAGGCGCTCTACCGCCGCTACCACCCCCACCCGATGACCGTCCACTTCCCCATAGCGCTGCACCTCTTTTCAGCGTTGATGGACCTGCTCTTTTTCGCCGTACCGACCGCGCTCTATGCCGCTGCCGTCTTTTATACTTTCCTGGCGGCGACGGTTATGGGGGTGGTTGCAATGGTACCGGGGCTGATCAGTTGGCGGATCAATTACGGCGGTACGTGGCGCCGTCCCTTTGCCGTCAAAATCGTGCTCTCCGTGGCGATGCTGCTGGCGGGGGTCGTCGCGATCATGCTCTATCTCGAAGCCCCTGGCATCGTCTACACGATGTCGGCCGAAGGCATTACCTACCATGCGATCGTCCTGTTGACGGGCGCGGGGGTGATCGTGCTGGGCTACTACGGCGGCAAGATCACCTGGGGCGAGAGCATGCCCTATCCCCAGGCGAAAGAGGCCCCCGTGCCCGCCGCCGTGAAGGCATCCGTGCCAACGCCTTTGCCGGAGATGAACGCGAAGCTGCCCTCGGCCGGGCGGTATGAGGTCCCTTTCGCCGCCGACCCTTCCATGCCGCCGCTGCAGCGGCATGTGCCGGCGTCCCCAACCCCGCCCGAAACCGGGCAGAGCCTCTCCATCCTGATCGGCGGGGCGGCGGGCATGGGGATCGACACCCTGGAGAAGGTGCTCAGCGACGCCTTTGTCCGCAGCGGCTACTACGTCTATTCGAGCAAGGAGTTCATGTCCCGGGTACGCGGGGGGAGCAATACGACGCTTATCCGTATCGCCGACGCCCCGCTGGAAGCACCCTGCTGGGAGGTGGACCTCTTTATCGCGCTTGACGCCCTGGCCCTGACCCACGCGGCGCCGCGCCTTAGCGCGCAGACGGTCGTACTGACCGACGAGCGTTTTGCGTCGGAGGCGCCCGGCGCGATTGCCGTTGCGATGCAGCGCGAGGCGCAGCGGCTGGGCGACCCGCGCTACGCCAACACCTATGCCGCCGGGCTGGTCTACGGGATGCTGGGCCTTGAAACGGAGGCATTGAACGCCAGCGTGCAGGCGCGTTTCGCGCGGGACGAGGGGAATGTTCACGCGGCGGAGGCCGGGGCCGATGTGGGCCGTACTCTTCAGCATCCCCCGCTGCCGCCGCTGCCGCACTCCCATCCCGAAGGGGCCGCCGCCCTGCACCTGATGGACGGCACGACCGCCTGCGGCTTCGGCTTCCTCGCCGGGGGGTGCAACTTCGTCGCTTCCTATCCGATGTCCCCCTCCACGGGGGTGCTGAACTTTATGGCGGGGATGTCCAAACGCTTCGAGATCGCCGTGGAACAGAGCGAGGACGAGATTGCCTCGATCCACCTCGTGATGGGGGCGTGGTACGCCGGTGCACGGGCGCTGACGACGACGTCGGGGGGCGGGTTCGCGCTGATGGGAGAGGGCATAAGCCTCTCGGGAATGACGGAGACCCCCGCCGTCGTCTACCTGGCCCAGCGGCCCGGCCCGGCGACGGGGCTGCCGACCCGCAGCGAACAGGGCGACCTGAACCTCGCGCTGCACTCGGGCCACGGCCCCTTCCCGCGGATCATTCTCGCCCCGGGTTCGCTGCACGAATGCGTTGAACTGGGCCATCTCGCCTTTGAACTGGCCGACCGGTGGCAGGTGCCCGTCATCATGCTCAGTGACCAGTACCTCGCCGATACGATGGCGATGACCGGCGACATCGATTTCGCTGCCTTCGAACAGCGCCGCTACATTGCACCGGCATCCGAAACGTACAACCGTTACGCCGACACCCCCTCGGGCGTTAGCCCCCGGGCCGTCCCGGGCGGCGGCGAGGGGCTGGTCTGCAGCGACGGGCACGAACACGACGCAAGGGGGCAGATCACCGAGGACTTCCGCGTCCGAGAGGCGATGGTCGCCAAGCGGGCCCGAAAGGCCGAAGGGATCGTGGCCGAGGCGTGGGCGCCGGAAGTGCGCGGTGCGGGGAGCATCGCGGTGATCGGCTGGGGCTCGAGCCGCGGCGCCGTTGCCGAGGCCCTGGCGCGTCTGGGAGACGAGCGTACCTGCCAGGTCCACTTTGCCTGGGTACATCCGCTTAACCCAGAACAGCTCGCCTTCCTGGAGACGTACGACTATCGCATCGTCGTCGAGAACAACGCCGACGGCGCCTTCGCGGAGCAATTGGCGCTGCACGGCGTCGGGGTCGACCGGCGCATCCTGCAGAGCAACGGTTTCGCCTTCTTTGCCGACCAGCTGGCGCAGGAACTCGGTGCCCAATTAAAGGAGCTCTCATGA
- a CDS encoding superoxide dismutase, which produces MAFELMKLPYEETALEPYISAETVSFHYGKHHAGYVNKLNGLIEGTPLEDAPLLKIIREAQNGVFNNAAQVFNHDFYWLGLSAETTAPSVELSEMIERDFGSMEGFKGAFLAAAAGLFGSGWTWLVLRNDNTLVIETTSNADTPVRYGRRPLLVCDVWEHAYYIDRRNARPEYLENWWTLINWRFVSDNLAAEENDPIAGYSQPCNEDSEVCDYVDTMQANETTAT; this is translated from the coding sequence ATGGCATTTGAATTGATGAAGCTGCCGTACGAAGAGACGGCGCTGGAACCCTATATCTCTGCCGAAACGGTGTCATTCCATTACGGAAAACACCATGCCGGCTACGTCAACAAGCTCAACGGCCTGATCGAGGGGACCCCCCTCGAAGACGCGCCGCTGCTCAAGATCATCCGCGAAGCACAGAACGGTGTCTTCAACAACGCCGCGCAGGTCTTCAACCACGACTTCTACTGGCTGGGCCTCTCCGCCGAGACCACGGCACCGTCGGTGGAGCTCTCCGAGATGATCGAGCGCGACTTCGGCTCCATGGAAGGGTTCAAAGGTGCCTTCCTTGCTGCGGCGGCGGGGCTGTTCGGGTCCGGGTGGACCTGGCTCGTTCTCAGAAATGACAATACCCTCGTGATTGAAACGACCTCCAACGCGGATACGCCCGTACGTTACGGGCGTCGGCCGCTGCTGGTCTGTGATGTCTGGGAACACGCCTACTACATTGACCGCCGCAACGCCCGGCCGGAGTACCTGGAGAACTGGTGGACATTGATCAACTGGCGCTTCGTTTCCGACAACCTTGCCGCGGAGGAGAACGACCCCATCGCCGGCTACAGCCAGCCGTGCAATGAGGACAGCGAAGTCTGCGACTATGTCGATACGATGCAGGCAAACGAAACGACCGCCACGTAA
- a CDS encoding MATE family efflux transporter, giving the protein MQLDLTRGSIRSHIRTLAVPACIGFFFHTLFNITDTYFAGTISTQALAALSLSFPIFFIIISLAEGMSEAVTALVGNALGAGETAQAHHLARNALLFGGLLAIALTAAGFAAAPALMVSLGARDAYLAEALAYINVIIAGTGLFVFTFFLNALLNAVGDTVSFRNVLIVAAVINVALDAWFVRGGFGVAPMGVTGIALATVIIESMSAAYLYYRLKTKPVYRGSAPFRFDPAALGELIRQGIPPSANLALMAAGIYIITYFAAPYGQEVVAAYGVGMRIEQIILMPAVGLNVAVLAIVAQNSGARRFERIGETVGRSLFYGAVVALIGGIVLFAGAGTVMGVFSDIPDVIDEGVLYLRVEAFLIYPFVVIFTYVAMLQGVKRPAFIFYISLARQVVAPLIVLWVLARIAPAALSVWLGVGGVVITAAVVTYWYARRILTDLSRVPL; this is encoded by the coding sequence ATGCAGCTAGATCTCACCCGCGGCAGTATCCGAAGCCATATCAGGACCCTGGCGGTGCCTGCATGCATCGGCTTTTTTTTCCACACCCTCTTCAACATCACCGACACCTACTTTGCCGGGACAATCTCGACCCAGGCGCTGGCGGCCCTCTCCCTCTCCTTTCCGATCTTCTTCATCATCATCTCTCTTGCCGAAGGGATGAGCGAAGCGGTGACGGCCCTCGTCGGCAATGCCCTGGGAGCGGGTGAAACGGCGCAGGCGCACCACCTTGCGCGCAACGCACTGCTCTTCGGGGGCCTGCTGGCCATTGCACTGACCGCCGCGGGGTTTGCCGCCGCTCCGGCACTGATGGTCTCGCTCGGGGCCCGGGACGCCTACCTCGCCGAAGCGCTGGCCTACATCAATGTTATCATCGCCGGTACGGGTCTCTTCGTCTTCACCTTCTTTCTCAACGCCCTGCTCAACGCCGTCGGGGACACCGTCTCCTTCCGCAACGTGCTCATCGTCGCCGCTGTGATCAACGTCGCGCTCGACGCGTGGTTCGTGCGCGGCGGGTTCGGCGTCGCGCCGATGGGCGTCACGGGCATCGCCCTGGCCACGGTCATCATCGAATCCATGAGCGCCGCCTACCTCTATTACCGCCTCAAGACCAAACCCGTCTACCGCGGCAGCGCGCCGTTTCGTTTCGACCCCGCTGCCCTCGGCGAGCTGATACGGCAGGGGATCCCCCCCAGTGCCAACCTGGCGCTGATGGCCGCGGGCATCTACATCATTACCTATTTCGCCGCACCCTACGGCCAGGAGGTCGTTGCGGCCTACGGCGTGGGCATGCGTATCGAACAGATCATTCTGATGCCCGCCGTCGGGCTCAACGTCGCGGTCCTCGCCATCGTCGCCCAGAACAGCGGCGCCCGCCGTTTCGAACGTATCGGAGAGACCGTCGGCCGCTCCCTCTTCTACGGTGCCGTCGTCGCCCTGATCGGCGGTATCGTGCTCTTCGCGGGCGCCGGAACGGTGATGGGCGTCTTCAGCGACATCCCGGACGTCATTGACGAAGGCGTGCTCTACCTGCGCGTCGAAGCCTTCCTGATCTACCCCTTCGTCGTCATCTTCACCTACGTCGCGATGCTCCAGGGGGTCAAACGGCCCGCGTTTATCTTCTACATCAGTCTCGCCCGGCAGGTCGTCGCCCCGCTGATCGTCCTCTGGGTCCTCGCCCGTATTGCGCCTGCGGCCCTCTCCGTATGGCTCGGCGTCGGGGGCGTCGTCATCACCGCCGCCGTCGTGACATACTGGTATGCGCGCCGCATCCTCACCGACCTCTCCCGCGTCCCGCTCTGA
- a CDS encoding DMT family transporter, translating into MKQFLSQTDRGVLFMLLSALISALNGAVAKLLGDDLSALEIVFFRNLIGVLIILAMLRHTPPTLPGGKLHLLLLRGFFGFSAMILFFYTITVIPLGEAITLNKTSPLFVSVLAFFLMKEHLNRYALAALLIGFAGVLFISKPTGMLMGYEHFLGLLGGFFAASAYATIKTIRHVYDTRVIVLSFMGVGTLVPLLLFALAPFVSAPDALAFLFPAFFWPTSPKVWGLIAFMALISTLSQWLLTKAYSFSKAGIIGAVSYTNIPFAVGFGIMLGDGFPDAAVWLGIAMIIAAGLLVKKG; encoded by the coding sequence GTGAAGCAGTTCCTCTCCCAGACCGACCGCGGCGTGCTCTTCATGCTGCTCAGCGCCCTCATCTCCGCCCTCAACGGGGCCGTCGCCAAGCTGCTCGGCGACGACCTGAGTGCCCTGGAGATCGTCTTTTTCCGGAACCTCATCGGGGTGCTTATTATTCTCGCGATGCTGCGTCACACTCCCCCGACCCTGCCCGGCGGCAAACTCCACCTGCTTTTGCTGCGCGGCTTTTTCGGCTTCAGCGCGATGATCCTCTTCTTCTATACCATCACCGTCATCCCGCTGGGCGAGGCGATCACGCTCAACAAGACCTCGCCGCTCTTCGTCTCCGTACTCGCCTTTTTCCTGATGAAGGAGCATCTGAACCGTTACGCCCTTGCGGCGCTTCTCATCGGATTTGCCGGTGTCCTCTTCATCTCCAAGCCGACGGGGATGCTGATGGGGTACGAGCACTTTCTCGGGCTGCTCGGCGGTTTCTTCGCCGCCTCGGCCTACGCCACCATCAAAACGATCCGCCACGTCTACGACACCCGCGTCATCGTCCTCTCGTTCATGGGGGTGGGTACCCTCGTCCCCCTGCTGCTCTTCGCCCTCGCCCCCTTCGTCAGCGCGCCGGATGCCCTGGCCTTTCTCTTTCCCGCGTTCTTCTGGCCGACATCGCCGAAGGTGTGGGGGCTGATCGCCTTCATGGCCCTCATCTCCACCCTCTCGCAGTGGCTGCTCACCAAAGCGTACAGTTTCAGCAAAGCGGGCATCATCGGGGCGGTGAGCTACACGAACATCCCCTTCGCCGTCGGGTTCGGCATCATGCTCGGCGACGGTTTCCCCGACGCCGCCGTCTGGCTCGGCATCGCCATGATCATCGCCGCCGGACTTCTGGTCAAAAAAGGATAA
- a CDS encoding thiamine pyrophosphate-dependent enzyme encodes MKPFERENTDIGWCPGCGNFGILTLIREVLDALNADGRSVVIVSGIGQAAKTPYYVDVNMFGVLHGRAVPVATAVKAANPELTVVAEGGDGDMYGEGGNHFLHAVRRNVDIVHIVHNNMIYGLTKGQASPTSQKGMETKVQVDGVGNEPFNPLAVALALRAGFVSRVNIGNPEHAKSVLKAAFLHRGYALVDIFQPCVTFNKINTFGWFEGHTYELDASHDTADLGAAMARAMEEGPFPLGVFYRRESDTFDERVRRGQRRPLSLATHDAAHIQTLFDAY; translated from the coding sequence ATGAAACCGTTTGAACGTGAAAATACAGATATCGGCTGGTGCCCGGGGTGCGGGAACTTCGGCATTCTGACGCTGATCCGCGAGGTACTCGATGCGTTGAATGCCGACGGGCGCAGCGTCGTCATCGTTTCGGGCATCGGCCAGGCGGCGAAGACACCCTATTACGTCGACGTCAATATGTTCGGGGTACTGCACGGGCGCGCCGTTCCCGTCGCGACGGCGGTCAAGGCGGCCAACCCCGAACTGACCGTTGTGGCCGAGGGGGGCGACGGCGATATGTACGGGGAGGGGGGCAACCACTTCCTGCATGCCGTCCGGCGCAACGTCGACATCGTCCATATCGTCCACAACAATATGATCTACGGGCTGACCAAGGGGCAGGCGTCGCCGACGAGCCAAAAAGGGATGGAAACGAAGGTGCAGGTCGACGGGGTCGGTAACGAGCCCTTCAACCCCCTCGCCGTGGCACTGGCGCTGCGGGCGGGGTTCGTCTCCCGGGTCAATATCGGGAATCCCGAGCATGCCAAATCGGTCCTCAAAGCCGCTTTTCTGCACCGCGGCTACGCCCTGGTCGACATTTTCCAGCCCTGCGTGACCTTCAACAAGATCAACACCTTCGGCTGGTTCGAGGGGCATACCTACGAACTGGACGCTTCCCACGACACGGCCGATCTCGGCGCGGCGATGGCCCGGGCGATGGAGGAGGGCCCGTTTCCGCTTGGCGTCTTCTACCGCCGGGAGAGCGATACGTTCGACGAACGGGTCCGCCGCGGCCAGCGGCGGCCGCTCTCGCTCGCGACCCACGATGCCGCGCACATCCAGACGCTCTTTGACGCCTACTGA